From Mucilaginibacter gotjawali:
GGCCATCACCTCCTCTGTAATGTCTACAACGGTATTTAATATGTAAGCAACCCTGTTCCCGCCATCGGCAATTGGGGTGTTACAGCAAGACCAGTAACGAGGCTCATATTTGCCGGTATTATTGCTGAGCACATCAAACCTATAAACAGGGACCTCAATTTTTTGGCCTGTTTCAACAACCCTTGTAAATACCTTTCTGGCGGCGTTTTCGTCGTCTTTCGTGGCATTGTCAGGAAATTCTTCAAAAAAGCCTTTTCCAACGATGTTTTCCCTTGTGCGAGAAGTTATTTGCAGGTAGGAATCACTCGCTGCTATTATTGTAAACCGGGGTATATCGCCTTTTACCAGCAATGACCCAGGCGATTTTTCGAAAATAGATTGAAAAATATCTGCTGGGAAAGATCCGGTTATCATGGGTTAAAGTAAAATTGCGCAATAGTTAAACATACAAATTTAAATGCGAAGTATTTTAACAAACAATATTTTTCACATAAAAACTATATTTTAACATCCTTGTTTTATCATAATATGAAGAATATTTTACGTAAAGTTGTTTATAACAGCTACATTCAACCAAATCTGATTCCATGAAACAAGAAACCGAGATTGCCGCAAAAGTTAAAGGTTTTTGGCGAAAGCTCGGCCCTGGCCTGGTAACAGGGGCAGCAGATGACGATCCTTCGGGAATAGCCACTTATTCACAAACGGGCGCCCAATTTGGTTATGGCCAATTATGGACAGCCCTTTACATGCTCCCTTTAATGATCGCAGTTCAGGAAGCCTGCGCGCGGATTGGGCTGGTAACAGGTAAAGGGATAACCACCATTGTTAGGGAGCAATACAGCAAGGGCGTTTTATATGCGGTTGTTGGGCTGGTTGTTGTAGCTAATACCATTAATATTGGCGCCGACCTTGGCGCCATGGCTGCAGCCGCACAATTGCTGGTTCCTGCCCCGTTTATTTTGCTCACCTTATTTTTCACCACTGTAATTTTATTGCTCGAAGTATTTACCAATTACCGGGTATATGCTAAAATATTGAAATGGCTGGCGCTTACCCTGCTGGCCTATCCTATCACTGTGTTTATTGTAAATCAGCCCTGGGCGACTATTCTAAAGGCCACGGTTATCCCCCACTTTGAATTTTCTTTTGCTTTTCTTTTCATAATCACCGGTGTTTTAGGTACGACCATTTCGCCGTACATGTTTTTTTGGGAATCATCACAGGAAGTAGAAGAAGACAAAGAAAAAAATTAATTAAAAAAAAGGGAAAACCATCGATCAGTACATTTATCGTCAACAAGATGCGATTGGACAATTCTTTTGGA
This genomic window contains:
- a CDS encoding NRAMP family divalent metal transporter, yielding MKQETEIAAKVKGFWRKLGPGLVTGAADDDPSGIATYSQTGAQFGYGQLWTALYMLPLMIAVQEACARIGLVTGKGITTIVREQYSKGVLYAVVGLVVVANTINIGADLGAMAAAAQLLVPAPFILLTLFFTTVILLLEVFTNYRVYAKILKWLALTLLAYPITVFIVNQPWATILKATVIPHFEFSFAFLFIITGVLGTTISPYMFFWESSQEVEEDKEKN